One Malania oleifera isolate guangnan ecotype guangnan chromosome 9, ASM2987363v1, whole genome shotgun sequence DNA segment encodes these proteins:
- the LOC131164295 gene encoding uncharacterized protein LOC131164295 isoform X1: MSVVKRGLFASDHKFKDFLQVLRRFGGCPTPNGRGFSQHIMSACPHQVPVAVFRRYGSSFFHKRASTKPDSSTKVKENLGKIEAPLPPVPPKPSFSAWARWVFGIVLSLLLPFWNSKWRKLQQLEGEVEMVAEEVERVAEIVEKAATVAEKVSAEAAEKLPDNGKLKEAALFVEHVSRETAKDAHLTQDFIHKVPTKLFHLSLSLSLFLFASFAVIFV, translated from the exons ATGTCAGTTGTGAAGAGAGGCTTGTTCGCTTCTGATCACAAGTTCAAAGATTTCCTGCAGGTGCTGCGGCGGTTTGGGGGCTGCCCCACTCCTAACGGCAGAGGCTTTTCTCAACACATCATGAGTGCCTGTCCCCATCAAGTTCCGGTGGCTGTGTTCCGTCGATATGGTTCATCATTTTTCCACAAAAGAGCTTCCACCAAACCTGACTCATCTACTAA GGTGAAGGAAAACTTGGGGAAAATTGAAGCCCCACTTCCGCCAGTACCTCCCAAACCCAGCTTCTCTGCTTG GGCAAGATGGGTTTTCGGCATTGTATTATCTCTGCTGCTACCTTTTTGGAATTCAAAGTGGAGAAAATTGCAACAGTTAGAAG GAGAGGTGGAGATGGTGGCTGAGGAGGTAGAAAGAGTGGCAGAGATAGTAGAAAAGGCAGCAACAGTGGCAGAGAAGGTGTCTGCAGAGGCAGCAGAGAAGCTCCCTGATAATGGCAAACTCAAAGAAGCCGCTTTATTTGTAGAACATGTGTCCAGAGAGACTGCTAAAGATGCTCATCTCACTCAAGATTTCATTCACAAGGTTCCAACCAAGcttttccatctctctctctctctctctctcttcctttttgcTTCTTTTGCAGTCATATTTGTCTGA
- the LOC131164295 gene encoding uncharacterized protein LOC131164295 isoform X2, with amino-acid sequence MSVVKRGLFASDHKFKDFLQVLRRFGGCPTPNGRGFSQHIMSACPHQVPVAVFRRYGSSFFHKRASTKPDSSTKVKENLGKIEAPLPPVPPKPSFSAWARWVFGIVLSLLLPFWNSKWRKLQQLEGEVEMVAEEVERVAEIVEKAATVAEKVSAEAAEKLPDNGKLKEAALFVEHVSRETAKDAHLTQDFIHKVDALKQDFEELETVVRPLIPKTP; translated from the exons ATGTCAGTTGTGAAGAGAGGCTTGTTCGCTTCTGATCACAAGTTCAAAGATTTCCTGCAGGTGCTGCGGCGGTTTGGGGGCTGCCCCACTCCTAACGGCAGAGGCTTTTCTCAACACATCATGAGTGCCTGTCCCCATCAAGTTCCGGTGGCTGTGTTCCGTCGATATGGTTCATCATTTTTCCACAAAAGAGCTTCCACCAAACCTGACTCATCTACTAA GGTGAAGGAAAACTTGGGGAAAATTGAAGCCCCACTTCCGCCAGTACCTCCCAAACCCAGCTTCTCTGCTTG GGCAAGATGGGTTTTCGGCATTGTATTATCTCTGCTGCTACCTTTTTGGAATTCAAAGTGGAGAAAATTGCAACAGTTAGAAG GAGAGGTGGAGATGGTGGCTGAGGAGGTAGAAAGAGTGGCAGAGATAGTAGAAAAGGCAGCAACAGTGGCAGAGAAGGTGTCTGCAGAGGCAGCAGAGAAGCTCCCTGATAATGGCAAACTCAAAGAAGCCGCTTTATTTGTAGAACATGTGTCCAGAGAGACTGCTAAAGATGCTCATCTCACTCAAGATTTCATTCACAAG GTTGATGCCTTGAAGCAAGATTTTGAGGAGCTGGAGACAGTGGTTCGGCCCCTAATCCCTAAGACCCCCTAG